The nucleotide window AAACGCCGAATCGCTCAAAACCACGCCCTTCTGGGTCTTCCACGGCGACCAGGACGACATGGTCCCCGTCGATCGCTCCCGCGCCATCGTCAAAGCCGTCAAAGAAATCGGCGGCACCCGCATGAACTACACCGAGCTCGCCGGCGCCGGCCACGGCATCACCGGCCTCGTCTATCCCAATCCCGAACTCCACGACTGGCTCTTCAAGCAGGTCAAAGGCAAATCAGACTGAACTTCCAACACCGAACAACCGAGAACAGGGAACCGAGAACCGAGAACCAAACCAGTGCTCCACCACCACCACAGCGCCACCTGCAAGCACCATGACAAGCACTCCGCCCGCGAGCTGCTCGCCACGGCACTGGAAAAAGCAAAAAACGCCGGCCTACGCCGCACCAAAGCCCTCGAAAACGTCCTCGGCATCCTCATCCAGGCTCATGAGCCCATGAACCTCGCCGACGTCTCCGAGTCCCCCAAGCTCGAAACAGGAGCCGACCGCGCCACCGTCTATCGCCTACTCGTGAAGCTCGAAGAGCACGGCATCATCCGTCAACTCGGCCTCCACGACCGCAGCACCTACTACACCATCATCGAAGAAGGCCGCCACGACGACTACCTCGTCTGCACCGGCTGCGGCCGCATCCAGCGCCTCGACATCTCCTGCCCCGTCGAAGCCCTCGAACGCGACATCGAAAAATCCACCGGCTTCAAACGCCTCTACCACGAACTCGAATTCTACGGCCTGTGTCCGAAGTGCGGCTAGTTCCCAAAAACGGAAAGGCAAAGCTTGCCGCATAAGTTTCTGGTGTTACGGTTTAACCATGATCGTCCACTTCGCTTGCAAGGACACAGCAACGATTTTCGAGGGGGCCGCCGTAAAGCGGCTGCCCAAAGACTTGCAGATCGCCGCCTCGCGCAAACTGCAGGCTATTCATGTCGCAGCAAGCATAGCCGATCTCCAGTCCATCCCGGGACTGCGCTGCAAAAAGCTCACTGGAAAGTTCAAGGACTTTTGGAGCATTCGCGTGAATGATCAGTGGCGTATCATTTTCACCTGGACCGAGCCACCGCCTGAAGCCCTTAACGTACAACTCACGGACTACCACTAAACAGCCTCCATATGAAAAAACGAACCCACACCAAACAAGACCTGCTGCCGCTCACCCATCCTGGCGAGCTATTGCTGCTGGAATTCCTCGAGCCAGCAGGCATCAGCCAGTCCCGACTTGCACAGGCTTCAGGAATTAGCGTTAGCCGAATCAATGACCTCATCAAAGGTCGCCGAGGCATCACGCCTGACACCGCAATCCGGCTTGGGGCCGCCCTGGGGATTAGCGCCGAGTTCTGGCTCAATCTCCAGCATGATTACGACATGCGCCTCGCCCGCAGGGAACGAAAAGCCGAATACGACTCCATCCAGCGCATGCCCGAGCTACAGGCCGCCGCGTGATCGTCACACGGCCATCCCAAAAACCGGGTGAGTCACCGCATGCACCACCCCGCTTAGCGCGTCCTTCTCCGCCCAGTCGAGATTCGTCGTCGTGATGATCTTCTGCGTGCCATTCGGCAGCAAACTCAGCAGCGCCCGGCGACGATGCGCATCCAGCTCACCGAACACATCATCAATGAGCATCAGCGGAGCCTCGCCGCTTGATTTTTCCAGCACATGCGCCTGCGCGAGCTTCATCGACAACGCAAAGGACCGCTGCTGGCCCTCGCTAGCGAAGGTCGTCGCATCGCGATCATTCAAAAACATCGCGATGTCATCCCGGTGCGGCCCAAAGACTGTCGAGCGTGATTTGGACTCTTCCTCGCGCATCCCCGCCAGCGCCTCAAACAGGCTCCCGGCCTCAAACGTGCTCGTGAAGGCGATCCGCGTGCTTTCCGCGCCTTCGCTCAAATGCGCATGCGCCTCCGAAACCTGCGGATTCAGCGCCTCGCAGAGTTCCGCGCGTCTTTGCCACAAAACCGCCGCGAAGCCGTCCATCACCCGCGCAAAAGCGTCCGCCTGTTTCCAGGCGATCACGGCATCGCGCTTCAAAACATAGTTCCGACCTCGCAAAGCCCGCTCATAGCCCCGCAGAGCATGCAAGTAGTCCGGAAACATCTGACTGGCCGCAAAGTCCAAAAAACGCCGCCGATGCTCCGCGCCACCGCGCAGCAGATTCATGTCGCGATGGTCCATCCAAACCACCAAACCGGCCGCCGCGAGGTAATCAGCCGACTTCCCACACGTCACGCCATCCAGCGCCAAACGTCTCGCCGTGGCCGATTGCGCATACCGCAGCCGTTTCCCGCTCCACACCGCCTCCACGAGGCAAGTCGAAGCCTCAAAGCGCACCAGCTCGCTCCGATTCGTCGTCCTCGGCGACTGCAACCGCATCAACACACACGCCGCCTCGATGAGTGACGTCTTCCCCTGCGCATTCCGCCCCACCAGCAACGTCACATCCGGGTGCAGCTCCACCTTCGCCTCGGCGAAACAGCGGAAATCACGCACAAACAAATCGGTAAGCATGGAGCGCCGAGCAGAGAGCAAAGAGCCCCAAGCCGCAACCCTGCGCAGGCATTTTCTGGCCTCTCCGCTTGATTTGGGAGCCTCCGCACGGATGAATCGCGCCCCATGTCCACTTTCCGCACCGTCAAAGGCTTCCGCGACTTCTTCCCCGAAGAATGCGCCCTGCGTAATTACATCGCCGAAACCTGGCGCGTCGTCGCACGCCGTTATGGCTTCGTCGAGTATGAGGCACCCGTCGTTGAGAGCACCGATCTCTTCCGCAAGAAAAGCGGCAACGAGATCACCGCGCAGCTCTTCTGCTTCCGCGACAAGGCCGACCGCGAGATCACGCTGCGCCCGGAAGTGACGCCGTCGCTCGCTCGCATGGCCACTGCACGCCAACGTGACTTCAAGAAGCCCATCAAGTGGTTCCAAATCGGCCCCTGCTTCCGCTACGAGGAGCCGCAGGAAGGCCGCGGTCGCGAGTTCATCCAGTTCAATGCCGACATCCTCGGCGACAGCGGCCCCGCCACCGCTGCGGAGCTCATCTCGCTGGCCATCGACACCATGCGCGAGTTCGGCGTCAGTGCCGACGACTTCGTCATCCGCCTCAGCAACCGCGAGATCTGGAATGGCTTCCTGGCGGAGAAAAACATCGCCGCCGAGCACGCCACCACCTTCCTCAGCATCATCGACAAGATCGAGCGTGCGAAACCCGAGGAGACCGAGAAAAAACTCAGCGAAATCGGCCTCACCACCGCCGCCGTGCGTGAGTTCATGACCTCCACGGATGAGAATCACCCCGCCTTCGCCGACTTGAAGGCGAACCTCACCGCACGCGGCCTTTGGCAGCATGTGCGCATCGATGCCACCATCGTGCGCGGACTCGCCTACTACACCGGCGTTGTCTTTGAGGTCTTTGATCTCAAGCACGGCCTCCGCGCCCTCGCTGGCGGCGGCACTTACGACAAACTCTGCGCCCTCATCAGCGATGGAAACGTCGATATGCCCGCCGCAGGCTTCGCCATGGGAGATGTCGTGCTCGGCATCCTGCTCAAGCGCACGCCTGGAGCGCAAATGAAGCTCACCACCGCCTTCCTCGCCGCCAGCAGCATCGACGCCTTCGTCGTCATTGCCGATGAAGCCCAGCGCCCGCACGCCCTCGCCGCCATCCAGCAGCTCCGCGCCGCCGGCATCCGCATCGATTACCCCTTCGGCTCCCAAAAAGTCGGCAAGCAATTCCAAGCCGCCGAAGACCGCAAAGCCCGCTTCGCCCTCGTCTTCGGAGCTGAGTATCCCGAGGTCATCGTGAAGAACCTCGTCGCGAGATCACAGAGCTCCGTGCCCGCCAACAGCATCGTCGAAGAAGTGCTCAAAATGCTCTCAGAACCCGCCATTGGGCCACTGATCGCCTAAAACGATTTTCAGCCTATAACGACTTTTTTTGGCCTTATAGGCTGAAAATCGTTTTGGACAAAAATCAGCCTATGAGCTACTTTTTGGGCGTTATAGGCTGAAAATCATGTTCATCGGACGAGACGAAGAAATCAACGCGCTACGCGGAGCCATCGAGGCCCGCGCACCGAAGATCGCACTCGTTTATGGCCGTCGGCGCATCGGGAAAACCGCTCTCATCCGCAAGGCCATCGGCAAACAAACCGCGCTATTCATCGAGGGACTCGAAAACCGGCCTACGCAGGCACAGATCGCGAGCTTTCTCGATCAAGCCTCTCGCCAGCTCCGCAAAAAACTCCCACAAGCCACGACTTGGCAGACTGCGCTCATGGCATTGAGTGAGGCACTCGAAAAGCGACCGATGGTGATCGTGCTTGATGAGTTTCAATGGCTTGCGAACTACCGCAGCGAACTCGTCTCCACGCTCAAAATGGTCTGGGAGAACTACTTGAGCCGCAAACCGGGCCGCACGCTCATCTTATGCGGCTCCATCGCTTCCTTCATGACCACCAAGGTGCTCAAATCGAGCGCCTTCTACGGCCGCGTGGATGTCACGATTCATCTACAAGGCTTCCGCCTCGCCGAAACGGCCCGCATGCTACCTAGGCGTGGCTTTGGCGAGATCCTCGATGCGCAGTGCCTCACTGGCGGCGTGCCGAAGTACCTCGAACTCCTGGCCGAGGCTCCATCCATCGCCCTCGGCATGGAAAAGCATGCGTTTCGTGCAGACGGCTACTTCATTGAGGAATACGAGCGCATTTTCACCAGCCACTTTGGCGCGGGCGGTGAGTTTCAGCGCATTATCCGCGCTTTAGCGAGCTCACCCTACGGTCTCGGTCGCCGTGAACTGGCTGCGCAGACAGACATCGCCGAAGGCGGCACCTTCACACAACACCTGCACGATCTGGAGGCCGCAGGCTTCATCTCTTCACAGCGCCCTTTCGATAAAGGGCATGAAACGCGGCTGCTGCGCTACCACCTCAGCGATCCGTGGATCAGCTTCTACCACGCCTTCATGCACACGCGGCTGAAGCAGATCCGCGAAAGAGGTAAACGCGACCTCTACACCACACTGCGCCAAACTGGAGCCTTCCGCACATGGATGGGCCGCGCCTTTGAGCTCGTCTGCATGCGCCACAGTGATCAAATCGCCCGGCTCATCGGCTTTGAGGCCATCAGTTACGATGTCGGCCCCTGGTTCCGAGCTCCACGCAAAGGCACCGCAGGTGTGCAAATCGACCTCGCCTATGACCGTGACGACAAAGTCATCACCCTCTGTGAAATGAAGCGCCAAACAGCGCCACTGGGCCGCAGCGTGATCACCGAGGTCGAGCGAAAGGCGGAACTGCTTCGACAAGAATATCCACGTAGGACGATTCAGCCCGTCTTGGTCGTGGATGGCCCTATTTCCAAGGAAATCGAAGCCTCTGGCTACTTCTATCGCATCATCCAAGCAGAAGATCTGGTAAAATGATTTTCAGCCTATAACGACTTTTTTTAGCGTTATAGGCTGAAAATCGTTTTGTGAAATTGACCGCCTAAATTGAGAAAAACATCACGCAAACACATCCATGATGGGCTTACCTTTGTCACCGACAGTGAAGGGGCGGTTGGTGGGGGACATGACGACTTCATCAACGGGGAGACCGAGACTCCAGCCGATGGTGCTGAGGAAGTCCTGCACGCTGTTTTGCTTGTCGGCGACGCTATTGCCCTCTTTGTCGCTGCTGCCGTAGATGAAGCCGCCTTTGACGCCGCCACCGGCGAGGAGGGTGGAGAAGACCTTCGGGTGGTGGTCGCGGCCGCCGTTGCCGTTGATCTTGGGGCCACGGCCGAATTCGGAGCAGAGGACGACCAGTGTGGTCTCTAGCAGGCCGCGTTGGGAAAGGTCTTCGAGCAGGGCGGCGAGTGCGGTGTCGAGTTCGGCTCCTTTTTCTTCCAGGCCTTCTTCGATGTTGTTGTGCATGTCCCAGCCGCCGTTGGCGACTTCGATGTAGCGGATGCCTTTTTCGACGAGGCGGCGTGCGAGCAGGCAGCCTTGGCCGAATTTGTTGCGACCGTATTTTTCTTTTAGGGCATCGGGTTCGTCCGCGAGCTGAAAGGCCTCCAGATCGGCGCTGGACATGATGGAGACGGTTTTCTCGTAAAACTCGCTGTAGCTCTTCACGGCGGCGGTCTTGAAGCGTTCGCGGAAGCCGGCGTCGAGCTTGTCGAGCATGGCGAGGCGCTTTTGCATGACCTCAGCACCGGCGTCGCTCTGCGAGTATTGCAGGCCTGCATCAGGGTCGAGGATGGGCAGTGGGGAGTAGCTGGCGGGGAAGAAACCGTTGCCTGCATTCGGCTGGCGGTTCACGCAGACGCTGGAGGGTAGTGTTTTGTGGCTGGAGCCTTTGAAGTGCTGTGCCCAGGCGCCGATGTTCGTGTGCTGGATGGTGCCACGCTGCTCATAGCCGCTGCGGATCAAATACTGGCCGCTGGCATGCACGCCCGTTTTGGAGGTCATGCTGCGGATGATGGACACTTTGTCGGCCTGTTGGGCGAGATTGACCATGGTCCCACCGAGTTGGAAGTCAGCCTTCGTTTTGATCGGTGCCACAGGGCCTTGAGTGGGGCCGTCTTTGGGGTCCAGCGTGTCGATGTGGGTCATGCCGCCGATCATTTGCAGGAAGATGACGTTTTTGGCCTTTCCGAAGCCTGGGCCGGCAGTTTCGGCGAAGGACTGGCCGCCCAGGCCATGCAGCACGGTGACGCCGAGGGAGGCTGTGGCCCACTTTTCGCAGAAGGTGCGGCGGGAGAGGGTGTCGAGTTGGTTTTGGAGGTTCATGGGGTTAGGCGTCTTTGAATGAGGAATGGCAGTTCGAGCATTGAGTCGTATCAGGCGGAATCCAGTTGCCACACCGGGGGCAGTCTTTGCCCTTCTTGAGATCAGGGCCGTCTGGGGAACTGTTATTGGTGCTAAGCTTGTTCTCATCATCTCGTGAGTCGAAGAGCTGCATCAATCCCAGGAACCAATAAGTGAGCAGACCAATGACTGTAGCCAAAGTGATGACGAGAAACCAAAGGATGCGCTCTTGAGTGTCGACGCTGGCGCGAGGTTTGTCTGCCGGATGAGCTTCATGTGAGCGCTTTCTGGTTTGGAGCTACTCGACGAAGACGAACTCACGCGTGTTAAACAGCACCCAGCTGAGGTCGCGGGGGGTGAGGCCGTTGCCGAGGGCGGCGACGGAGTCGGCGAGTTCGTCCTGAGTGGGTTTGCGGCTGAAGAAGCTCAGATAAAGGCTTTCGACTTGCTGCTCGGGTGTTTTTTGGGCGGTGGCGGTTTGGATGACGAGGGAGTCGCTTTGACCGATGACGCGTTGGGCTTCGCCGTTCATGAGCATGAGCACTTGGGGGATGCTGCCTTCGTCGCTGCTGCTGTCGGCGATCTGGCGGTCGCTCTGGCCGAACATGCGGAGGAAGTGCTGGTCTTTTTCCGGCTGCGGTAGTTCGCTGGCGCGGGCGAGGACGAGGCCGTTGCGGATGGGCGGTGTGATTTCGACGCTGTCGTCGCCGTCGGTGTTGGCGGCCTGCATGGGGCGCTTCTTTTTGTTCTTTTTGGGCGCTGATTTGGCTCCGCCATATTGGCGCATGCCTTGAGCGGCTTTGGCGATGTCGGCGACGATGCTTTCTTTGGTGGCGTCTTCGCCGAAGTTCACTTTCATGACTTTGGAGTAAGTCTCGCCGCGATGGGCGTGGAATTTGTCCACGTCGGCGCCGACGACGAGGGTGGCGCAGGAGTCCCAGGCCTGCTCGGCGCTCATGCGGCGCAAAACGGGGCCGGGGAAGAGGTAGGGGCCGCCGTCGGCGATGTCGTAGCTGGTGGCTTCCCGCTGATAGGCCTGGGTGTTGTAGAGCAGGCGTATGAACTGCTTCATGTCGAACTTCAGCCGCACCATCTCACTGGCGAGGTGGTGGAGTAGGGCAGGGTTCACACTGGCGGCGGGGTCGTCGAGGTCGGTGACGGGTTCTTTGATGCCGATGCCGAAGGCCCGCTTCCACAGGCGATTGGCGATGGTCATGGCAAAGCGCGGATTGTCCGGCGAGGTCATCCACGTGGCGAACTGGGTGCGGAGGTCTTCTTCGTTTTTGGTCTGGACGCCTTGGTAGGCCTTTTTGGTCTTGTCGTCGCTCCAGGTGACGAGTTTGGGCTTCACGGGGTCGCCAGGTTTGCCGTCGGTGTATTTGTAGTCGTCGGGGAGTTTGAGGTCGTTTTCGCTGCCGTCGGCGACGGCCATGGCATTGACGCGGAGGATGTTTTTGGCCTGCTGCTGGAGCCGTTTGTCGTCGATAGACTGGAGCACTTGGCGCATTTCTTTGCCGTTGTAGCCAGCATTGCCGCGTGTGCCGTAGGTTTCGGTAGCGCCAAAGAAGGCGGCCATTTCATAGAACTGGCGCTGCGTCCAGTCGGCGAAGGGGTGGTCGTGGCACTGGGCGCAGGAGACATTGGCCCCGAGGAAGGTGCTGAGGGTGAGGCTCAAATTATCGAGCCGCATGCCGGCGTCACGCAGGAGGTAACCGGTGGCACCGTTGTCGAGCAGTTTGCCGTCGGCGCTCATCATGTTGCGCACCATTTTGTCCCACGGGATGTTGTCGTTGATCTGGCCCTTCAACCAGTCCTGGTAGGTGTAGAAGCGTGCTTTCTGCGCCACGTCGGCCACGCGGAGCATGTCGGCTAGGTAGTTGAAAAGATGGCTGCGGTAGCCGTCGGAGCCGAGGAGCCTGGTCGATGACCTTGGCCCGCTTCGAAACGCTGGTGTCGGTGATGAAGGCGAGGGCTTCCTCCCGTGTGGGGATGCGGCCTGCGATGTCGAGATAGACGCGGCGGATGAACTGCTCGTCGCTGGCGAGCGGATTGGGCTTTTGGCCTGCTTTGGCGAGCACACCATCGACGAAGAGGTCGATGCGTGCGGCGGCCTGGGCGAGATTGGGGTCGGCGGGGATGCCGAGGCCTTCGGGTTTGAGCTTTTTGGCGGCTTCTTGATCTGCGGCGCTGAGTTTGGTGAGTGGAAGGCGGTGGACGAAGCCGTTGCGGA belongs to Verrucomicrobiaceae bacterium and includes:
- a CDS encoding transcriptional repressor, encoding MLATALEKAKNAGLRRTKALENVLGILIQAHEPMNLADVSESPKLETGADRATVYRLLVKLEEHGIIRQLGLHDRSTYYTIIEEGRHDDYLVCTGCGRIQRLDISCPVEALERDIEKSTGFKRLYHELEFYGLCPKCG
- a CDS encoding type II toxin-antitoxin system RelE/ParE family toxin, whose translation is MIVHFACKDTATIFEGAAVKRLPKDLQIAASRKLQAIHVAASIADLQSIPGLRCKKLTGKFKDFWSIRVNDQWRIIFTWTEPPPEALNVQLTDYH
- a CDS encoding HigA family addiction module antidote protein, giving the protein MKKRTHTKQDLLPLTHPGELLLLEFLEPAGISQSRLAQASGISVSRINDLIKGRRGITPDTAIRLGAALGISAEFWLNLQHDYDMRLARRERKAEYDSIQRMPELQAAA
- a CDS encoding DNA replication/repair protein RecF; translation: MLTDLFVRDFRCFAEAKVELHPDVTLLVGRNAQGKTSLIEAACVLMRLQSPRTTNRSELVRFEASTCLVEAVWSGKRLRYAQSATARRLALDGVTCGKSADYLAAAGLVVWMDHRDMNLLRGGAEHRRRFLDFAASQMFPDYLHALRGYERALRGRNYVLKRDAVIAWKQADAFARVMDGFAAVLWQRRAELCEALNPQVSEAHAHLSEGAESTRIAFTSTFEAGSLFEALAGMREEESKSRSTVFGPHRDDIAMFLNDRDATTFASEGQQRSFALSMKLAQAHVLEKSSGEAPLMLIDDVFGELDAHRRRALLSLLPNGTQKIITTTNLDWAEKDALSGVVHAVTHPVFGMAV
- the hisS gene encoding histidine--tRNA ligase — encoded protein: MSTFRTVKGFRDFFPEECALRNYIAETWRVVARRYGFVEYEAPVVESTDLFRKKSGNEITAQLFCFRDKADREITLRPEVTPSLARMATARQRDFKKPIKWFQIGPCFRYEEPQEGRGREFIQFNADILGDSGPATAAELISLAIDTMREFGVSADDFVIRLSNREIWNGFLAEKNIAAEHATTFLSIIDKIERAKPEETEKKLSEIGLTTAAVREFMTSTDENHPAFADLKANLTARGLWQHVRIDATIVRGLAYYTGVVFEVFDLKHGLRALAGGGTYDKLCALISDGNVDMPAAGFAMGDVVLGILLKRTPGAQMKLTTAFLAASSIDAFVVIADEAQRPHALAAIQQLRAAGIRIDYPFGSQKVGKQFQAAEDRKARFALVFGAEYPEVIVKNLVARSQSSVPANSIVEEVLKMLSEPAIGPLIA
- a CDS encoding ATP-binding protein, which encodes MFIGRDEEINALRGAIEARAPKIALVYGRRRIGKTALIRKAIGKQTALFIEGLENRPTQAQIASFLDQASRQLRKKLPQATTWQTALMALSEALEKRPMVIVLDEFQWLANYRSELVSTLKMVWENYLSRKPGRTLILCGSIASFMTTKVLKSSAFYGRVDVTIHLQGFRLAETARMLPRRGFGEILDAQCLTGGVPKYLELLAEAPSIALGMEKHAFRADGYFIEEYERIFTSHFGAGGEFQRIIRALASSPYGLGRRELAAQTDIAEGGTFTQHLHDLEAAGFISSQRPFDKGHETRLLRYHLSDPWISFYHAFMHTRLKQIRERGKRDLYTTLRQTGAFRTWMGRAFELVCMRHSDQIARLIGFEAISYDVGPWFRAPRKGTAGVQIDLAYDRDDKVITLCEMKRQTAPLGRSVITEVERKAELLRQEYPRRTIQPVLVVDGPISKEIEASGYFYRIIQAEDLVK
- a CDS encoding DUF1501 domain-containing protein, with the protein product MNLQNQLDTLSRRTFCEKWATASLGVTVLHGLGGQSFAETAGPGFGKAKNVIFLQMIGGMTHIDTLDPKDGPTQGPVAPIKTKADFQLGGTMVNLAQQADKVSIIRSMTSKTGVHASGQYLIRSGYEQRGTIQHTNIGAWAQHFKGSSHKTLPSSVCVNRQPNAGNGFFPASYSPLPILDPDAGLQYSQSDAGAEVMQKRLAMLDKLDAGFRERFKTAAVKSYSEFYEKTVSIMSSADLEAFQLADEPDALKEKYGRNKFGQGCLLARRLVEKGIRYIEVANGGWDMHNNIEEGLEEKGAELDTALAALLEDLSQRGLLETTLVVLCSEFGRGPKINGNGGRDHHPKVFSTLLAGGGVKGGFIYGSSDKEGNSVADKQNSVQDFLSTIGWSLGLPVDEVVMSPTNRPFTVGDKGKPIMDVFA